A single genomic interval of Asinibacterium sp. OR53 harbors:
- a CDS encoding DUF5916 domain-containing protein, giving the protein MKKLMLSICVLGISHLAMAQKEQVVKKVPAVRTTQKIVIDGDISDEAWKSAPVATDFVEWRPSYGTHERNDNRTEVRILYDNNAIYVGGYCYERRDSISTELVGRDVINSNDFVGILFDTYKDKINGFGYYVTPLGEQYDAKYSSTGEDASWNSVYESQAKITDSGWTFEMRIPYSAIRFSNKKTQDWGLNITRRRSKSGKQLMWNPTDPTFGGNFFALFGEWTNIQDIKPPIRLSFSPYLSTYVTHYPYNDPTIKDTRTTVNGGMDVKYGINQAFTLDMTLIPDFGQVQSDNQVLNLTPFEVKYNEYRTFFTEGTELFSKGNLFYSRRIGGQPIHYNDVASQLQPGETIASNPGDTKLINATKISGRTSSGLGIGFFNALTQPQYASIAKDGKEVRKIETEPLSNYNIIVFDQSLKHNSSVSFINTNVTRAGGDHNANVSAALFDLYDKKSMWNLSGKVSTSELMGVDSARKSIFGYNHTIGFGKTGGRFTFLINQDFADDKYSSNDMGYFTNNNYMNHYVWLGYKWVKPTKWFNRMYYNINLNSSMRYKEWDYQSFRINTNVNGQLKNLWFALIYININPQQHDYYEPRIAGRFFKTPSNWQIGVATETNSAKKYSAYVEFSGKWAGLYSGTEYNLWTRNSYRFNNKLTIGFNFNPQFRTNDIGFATLVNDSSVFALRKRYTVENIFNVKYNFTNKMGLSFRARHYWSKVINKQYFNLNTDGGLTPIAGVSTNPDYNVNYFNIDMVYTWQFALGSFLNIVWKNSINTYDQNVMDGYFKNAGNTFNASQLNSLSLRVIYFLDYLSIKKKK; this is encoded by the coding sequence ATGAAAAAACTAATGCTGAGCATCTGCGTTTTAGGAATAAGTCACCTGGCAATGGCACAGAAAGAGCAGGTTGTAAAAAAAGTACCGGCTGTTCGTACCACGCAGAAAATTGTGATCGACGGAGATATCAGCGATGAAGCCTGGAAATCTGCGCCGGTTGCTACGGACTTTGTGGAATGGAGGCCTTCTTATGGCACGCATGAACGCAACGACAACAGAACGGAAGTCCGCATATTGTACGATAATAATGCCATTTATGTTGGCGGATATTGCTACGAACGCCGCGATAGCATTTCAACTGAACTGGTGGGTCGCGATGTGATCAACTCGAATGATTTTGTAGGGATCTTATTTGATACGTATAAAGATAAGATCAATGGATTCGGATATTATGTTACCCCGCTGGGTGAGCAGTACGATGCGAAATATTCTTCCACCGGAGAAGATGCAAGCTGGAACAGCGTATACGAATCGCAGGCGAAGATCACAGACAGCGGCTGGACCTTTGAAATGCGCATCCCTTATTCGGCTATCCGTTTCAGCAATAAGAAGACGCAGGACTGGGGATTGAATATCACGCGCAGGAGAAGCAAGAGCGGAAAGCAATTGATGTGGAACCCCACCGACCCTACTTTCGGGGGAAACTTTTTTGCACTTTTTGGTGAATGGACCAACATACAAGACATCAAACCACCGATAAGGCTGTCATTTTCGCCGTATCTCTCTACCTACGTAACCCATTATCCATACAACGACCCTACTATAAAAGATACGCGTACTACGGTGAACGGTGGTATGGATGTGAAATACGGCATCAACCAGGCGTTTACACTGGACATGACGCTCATCCCCGATTTTGGCCAGGTACAGAGTGATAACCAGGTGCTCAACCTCACGCCTTTTGAAGTAAAATACAATGAGTACCGCACTTTTTTCACAGAAGGTACCGAACTCTTCAGCAAGGGTAATCTTTTTTACAGCAGGAGGATCGGTGGTCAGCCCATCCATTATAATGATGTAGCAAGCCAGTTACAGCCAGGGGAAACGATTGCCAGCAATCCCGGCGATACCAAACTGATCAATGCTACCAAAATAAGCGGCCGCACATCATCCGGATTGGGTATTGGTTTTTTCAATGCGCTTACACAACCGCAGTATGCCTCCATTGCGAAAGACGGTAAGGAAGTACGAAAGATAGAAACGGAACCGCTTTCGAATTATAATATCATTGTGTTCGATCAATCGCTCAAGCACAATTCCAGTGTATCGTTCATCAACACCAATGTTACGCGTGCCGGCGGCGACCACAATGCCAATGTGAGCGCGGCATTGTTTGATCTCTATGATAAAAAAAGTATGTGGAACCTGTCTGGTAAAGTATCAACAAGTGAACTGATGGGTGTTGATTCGGCCAGGAAGTCCATTTTTGGTTACAACCATACAATTGGATTTGGGAAAACGGGTGGCCGTTTCACTTTCCTGATCAACCAGGATTTTGCCGATGATAAGTACAGCAGCAACGATATGGGTTATTTTACCAATAACAACTATATGAACCATTATGTGTGGCTGGGGTATAAATGGGTAAAGCCCACCAAATGGTTCAACAGGATGTATTATAATATCAACCTGAATTCATCGATGCGCTACAAGGAATGGGATTACCAGAGCTTCAGAATCAATACCAATGTCAACGGCCAGCTGAAGAACCTTTGGTTTGCACTCATATACATCAACATCAATCCCCAACAACACGATTATTATGAACCCAGGATCGCAGGAAGATTTTTTAAAACGCCATCCAACTGGCAAATAGGTGTAGCTACAGAAACCAACAGTGCCAAAAAATATTCTGCCTATGTTGAATTTTCCGGAAAGTGGGCAGGTCTTTATTCAGGAACCGAGTACAATTTATGGACCCGCAATTCGTATCGCTTCAACAATAAATTAACCATTGGTTTTAATTTCAACCCGCAGTTCAGGACCAATGATATTGGTTTTGCTACCCTGGTGAACGACAGCAGTGTTTTTGCTCTCCGGAAGCGTTATACGGTGGAGAATATTTTCAATGTGAAATACAATTTCACCAACAAAATGGGTCTCAGTTTCAGGGCCCGCCATTATTGGAGCAAAGTGATCAATAAACAATACTTCAATCTCAATACCGATGGCGGACTTACTCCCATTGCAGGTGTAAGCACCAACCCCGATTACAACGTGAACTATTTCAACATCGATATGGTGTATACCTGGCAGTTTGCATTGGGCAGTTTCCTGAATATCGTGTGGAAGAATTCTATCAATACCTACGACCAGAATGTTATGGATGGTTATTTTAAAAATGCGGGAAATACTTTCAATGCATCGCAGCTCAACAGTCTTTCGTTGCGCGTGATTTATTTCCTGGATTACCTGTCCATCAAAAAGAAAAAATAA
- a CDS encoding amidohydrolase family protein — MRKIKLLLSGLLLASLLQAQETFPVNGLADKRNGCYAFTHATIVQNAQNSLQNATLVIREGKIVAVGASVTVPQDAVVIDCKNKYIYPSFIDIYADYGITTPQRQPFVFNYNAPAQLNSNTKGAYNWNQAIRPEVNAYQQFTADDAKAKTFRELGFGTVLTHVKDGIARGTGAVVLLGKDKDNLMLVKERASAHYSFNKGSSTQSYPSSLMGSIALLRQTYLDAQWYKNKPSTEGVNISLQAFNDNQNLPQIFEAEDKWNDVRADRIGDEFGVQYILKGGGNEYQRIKEVAATKAAFILSLNFPQAMDVEDPADARLVSLSDMKHWELAPTNPGALEKANIPFCLTTADLRDTKQFYTNLRKAFENGLSESKALEALTKTPATLLGVYDKVGSLETGKLANFIITSDSVFSEKAVILQNWIQGAKYGVKEDAWNDIKGVYNLVLNSENGTANYTLDVKNNSTANVIGKDTLTGKFSYDGKLVKLSFAATPAKKPMAAVFGGMKNNGAQYRLSGTVNGDTWNGLGEDTAGNRITWTVTFARVAAPDTAKKKMAPHQQLGKVTYPFDGYGWEEAPKQENLLIKNATVWTNEKEGKLENTDVLVKDGKIAKVGKNLSDGSAKVIDATGKHVTAGIIDEHSHIAAMSINEGAQSVTSEVRIADNLNPEDINIYRQLSGGVTSSHILHGSANTIGGQTQLIKLRWGVDDEALKFKGADPFIKFALGENVKRTTSMANNRFPDTRMGVEEVLNDAFTRAKDYEREMKADPKTTRRDLELDALVEILNKKRFITCHSYVQSEITAAMRIGDKYGFTFNTFTHILEGYKVADKMKAHGSNASTFSDWWAYKTEVQDAIAYNAAIMYKMGLNVCINSDDAEMARRLNQEAGKTVKYGGVPEEDALKMVTLNPAKALHVDNKVGSIKAGKDADLVIWSDHPLSIYAKSEKTIVDGIVYFDREKDLEQRKKITAERTRLINKLQAEKRSGAPMRPAEPSYQVLLGCGDHSERGGLITIEQDDIETLNQ, encoded by the coding sequence ATGAGAAAAATCAAGCTGCTGTTATCCGGGCTCTTGCTGGCTTCCCTGCTGCAAGCCCAGGAAACATTCCCCGTGAACGGGTTGGCCGACAAGCGCAACGGATGTTACGCTTTTACACATGCCACCATTGTACAGAATGCACAAAACAGTTTACAGAATGCAACCCTTGTTATCCGCGAGGGTAAAATCGTTGCCGTAGGCGCCAGTGTAACTGTACCCCAGGATGCTGTAGTGATAGACTGTAAAAACAAGTACATCTATCCTTCCTTCATCGATATCTATGCCGATTATGGTATCACCACACCCCAACGGCAGCCTTTTGTTTTCAACTACAATGCACCTGCACAGTTGAATTCCAACACCAAAGGCGCATACAACTGGAACCAGGCGATCAGGCCGGAAGTGAATGCGTATCAGCAATTCACTGCCGACGACGCCAAGGCCAAAACATTCCGTGAGCTGGGCTTCGGTACTGTTCTCACGCACGTGAAAGACGGTATCGCACGCGGAACCGGTGCCGTAGTTTTACTGGGAAAAGATAAAGACAACCTGATGCTGGTTAAAGAAAGAGCATCTGCACATTATTCTTTCAACAAAGGCAGCTCTACACAATCATATCCGAGCAGCCTGATGGGAAGCATTGCACTGTTGAGACAAACATATCTCGATGCACAATGGTACAAGAACAAACCTTCAACAGAAGGGGTGAATATTTCCCTGCAGGCGTTTAATGATAACCAGAACCTGCCGCAGATTTTTGAAGCGGAGGATAAATGGAATGATGTTCGTGCCGATCGCATCGGCGACGAGTTCGGCGTGCAATACATTCTCAAAGGCGGTGGTAATGAATACCAGCGCATCAAAGAAGTAGCTGCCACCAAAGCGGCTTTTATCCTGTCGCTCAATTTTCCCCAGGCCATGGATGTGGAAGACCCGGCCGATGCAAGGTTGGTTTCCCTGTCTGACATGAAGCATTGGGAACTGGCACCTACCAATCCCGGCGCTTTGGAAAAAGCCAACATTCCTTTTTGTTTAACAACCGCCGACCTGCGCGATACCAAACAATTCTATACCAACCTGCGCAAAGCGTTTGAAAACGGTCTTTCCGAATCCAAAGCCCTGGAAGCCCTGACCAAAACGCCGGCTACCTTGTTGGGTGTATATGATAAAGTAGGCAGCCTCGAAACCGGAAAGCTGGCCAACTTCATCATTACCAGCGATTCTGTTTTTTCTGAAAAAGCAGTGATCCTGCAGAACTGGATACAGGGAGCAAAATATGGTGTGAAGGAAGATGCCTGGAATGATATCAAAGGCGTGTATAACCTGGTGCTCAACAGCGAAAACGGCACTGCTAATTATACACTGGATGTAAAGAATAACAGCACTGCAAATGTGATTGGAAAAGATACCCTCACCGGTAAATTCAGCTACGATGGCAAACTGGTGAAACTCAGTTTCGCTGCAACACCGGCTAAAAAGCCGATGGCAGCTGTTTTCGGCGGTATGAAAAATAATGGCGCTCAATACCGGCTGAGTGGTACCGTTAACGGCGATACCTGGAATGGACTGGGAGAAGATACGGCTGGAAACAGGATCACCTGGACAGTAACATTTGCGCGCGTAGCAGCACCTGATACTGCGAAGAAAAAAATGGCACCGCACCAACAACTGGGCAAAGTAACTTATCCCTTCGATGGTTATGGATGGGAAGAAGCACCTAAGCAAGAGAACCTGCTGATCAAAAATGCGACCGTATGGACCAATGAAAAAGAAGGCAAACTGGAAAATACCGATGTGCTGGTAAAAGATGGTAAGATTGCCAAAGTAGGAAAGAACCTGAGCGATGGCTCTGCAAAAGTGATCGACGCTACCGGCAAACATGTTACGGCAGGTATCATAGACGAGCACTCGCATATCGCGGCCATGTCTATCAACGAAGGCGCGCAATCTGTTACTTCCGAAGTGCGCATTGCCGATAACCTCAACCCCGAAGACATCAACATCTATCGCCAGCTGAGCGGTGGCGTAACATCATCACATATTTTGCATGGATCGGCCAATACCATTGGCGGACAAACCCAGCTGATCAAATTGCGCTGGGGTGTGGATGATGAAGCGCTGAAGTTCAAAGGCGCCGATCCTTTCATCAAGTTTGCATTGGGTGAGAACGTGAAGCGGACAACCTCGATGGCCAACAACCGTTTCCCCGATACGCGGATGGGTGTGGAAGAAGTGTTGAACGATGCTTTTACCAGGGCAAAGGATTACGAGCGTGAAATGAAAGCAGATCCCAAAACAACCAGGCGCGACCTGGAACTGGATGCACTGGTAGAGATACTGAATAAGAAAAGGTTCATCACCTGTCACTCTTATGTACAAAGCGAGATCACTGCCGCCATGCGCATCGGTGATAAATACGGTTTCACATTCAACACGTTCACGCATATTTTGGAAGGATACAAAGTGGCGGATAAAATGAAAGCGCATGGTTCCAATGCATCTACCTTCTCCGACTGGTGGGCTTACAAAACCGAAGTGCAGGATGCGATTGCTTACAATGCAGCCATCATGTACAAAATGGGACTCAACGTTTGTATCAACTCAGACGATGCCGAGATGGCGCGCCGCCTGAACCAGGAAGCGGGCAAGACTGTGAAATACGGTGGTGTTCCCGAAGAAGATGCATTGAAGATGGTGACCCTTAACCCGGCCAAAGCCCTGCATGTAGATAATAAGGTAGGAAGCATCAAAGCGGGTAAAGACGCAGACCTGGTGATCTGGAGCGATCATCCGCTGAGCATCTATGCAAAATCTGAAAAGACGATCGTAGATGGTATTGTTTATTTCGATCGCGAAAAAGACCTGGAACAACGCAAGAAGATCACAGCTGAACGTACGCGGCTGATCAACAAACTACAGGCTGAGAAAAGAAGCGGCGCTCCTATGAGACCCGCGGAACCGAGCTACCAGGTATTGTTGGGCTGCGGCGATCACAGTGAGCGCGGAGGCCTGATCACGATTGAACAGGATGATATCGAAACCCTTAACCAGTAA
- a CDS encoding amidohydrolase family protein has protein sequence MKKFVTPITALLLFTGFAKAQETVYPTKEYKGQLFITNGTVHVGNGQVLENATIEVNNGKIVRVGTDIPVSQNNAKLIDAKGKQVYPGLILPSCDLGLKEIANGVRGSNDYYELGDYNPSVRSIVAYNTDSKITGTLRANGILLASITPEGGVISGSSSVVQLDAWNWEDAAYKMDGGIHLNLPSFLPRPTGRRAFFFPGAPQPADPVKQALDKVDEIKTFFREAKAYEQETTHKQTNLKLEAVKGLFNKTQKLFVHGDQVKQMLVAIDFVKEFGFDVVIVGGSESYQIANLLKQNNIAVILGSEHELPSMEDDDIDQPFKTPAVLQKAGVLFALNDAFTEARYRNLSFNAGTAATYGLSKEQALQAITMNTAKILGIDDRTGSLEAGKDANIVVCDGDILDMKSSNVSHAIIQGRDVSLDNKQKQLYERYRYKYGIQ, from the coding sequence ATGAAAAAATTTGTCACTCCTATAACAGCTCTCTTACTGTTCACCGGTTTTGCAAAAGCACAGGAAACAGTATATCCCACGAAAGAATACAAAGGCCAGCTGTTCATAACCAACGGCACGGTGCATGTAGGTAACGGACAGGTACTGGAAAACGCCACTATTGAAGTTAACAATGGAAAAATTGTGCGTGTTGGAACAGATATACCTGTTTCGCAAAACAATGCAAAACTGATCGACGCGAAAGGAAAACAGGTATATCCCGGACTGATCTTACCTTCCTGCGATCTCGGACTCAAAGAGATCGCCAATGGCGTAAGAGGCAGCAACGATTATTATGAGCTGGGCGATTACAATCCCAGCGTTCGCTCCATTGTTGCTTATAATACCGACTCGAAGATCACCGGCACATTGCGCGCCAACGGCATATTGCTGGCGAGCATTACACCCGAAGGCGGTGTGATCAGCGGTTCTTCTTCGGTAGTACAACTGGATGCGTGGAACTGGGAAGACGCCGCGTATAAAATGGACGGCGGCATTCACCTCAACCTGCCCAGTTTTCTTCCCCGTCCAACGGGCCGCAGGGCTTTCTTTTTTCCCGGCGCTCCTCAACCGGCAGATCCTGTTAAACAGGCGCTGGACAAGGTAGATGAGATCAAAACCTTTTTCCGCGAAGCCAAGGCATACGAGCAGGAAACAACCCATAAACAGACCAACCTCAAGTTGGAAGCGGTAAAAGGGTTGTTCAATAAAACACAGAAACTCTTTGTACACGGCGACCAGGTAAAACAAATGCTGGTGGCCATCGATTTTGTAAAAGAGTTCGGATTTGATGTGGTGATTGTAGGTGGAAGCGAAAGCTACCAGATTGCCAACCTGCTGAAGCAAAACAATATTGCCGTGATATTGGGTTCGGAACACGAGCTTCCATCGATGGAGGACGATGATATCGATCAGCCATTCAAAACACCGGCTGTTTTGCAAAAAGCAGGCGTACTGTTTGCGTTGAATGATGCGTTTACTGAAGCCCGTTACCGCAACCTTTCATTTAATGCAGGAACGGCTGCAACATACGGGTTGAGCAAAGAACAGGCATTGCAGGCCATCACAATGAATACAGCCAAAATATTGGGCATCGATGACAGGACCGGTTCACTGGAAGCCGGCAAAGATGCCAATATCGTTGTATGCGACGGCGATATACTGGATATGAAGAGCAGCAATGTTTCCCATGCCATCATACAAGGCCGCGATGTGAGTCTCGATAACAAGCAAAAGCAATTATACGAGCGGTACCGTTATAAGTACGGCATTCAATAA